The genomic interval GCGGAAAACAGCGAACCGAGCGCCAGGATGCCGCCGGCCCACGTCCAGTAGGTGGACGATCCGAGTCCCTCGTGGGTCAGACGAACGGCGTTCGCCAATCCGAACAAGAGCAGCGGGAGGGCGCCAAACACGACGGCGCTCATCGCGAATTTGAACGCAAGCGGCACCACCACCTGGCCGCGGAGCAAGACGGACGCGCCATACATGTGCTCGCTCCTGCGCCGGATGGTGACGAGCGTCGGCTCGATGGAGCGCGAGGTGAGAAAAAATTCGATCACGGCGTGCATGCAGGCGACAATCAGCGTGCCGAGCGAAGCCAGCCACACGTAGGCCATCGGCAGATGCAGGAGTCCTCGGCGCACGAGGATGGACGACGACACGAGCCCTGGGATGAGGAACGACAGCCAGTGCGGCCCCATGACGCGGAGCACGGCCAGCGCCGGCAGGTGCAGCGCTCGTTTGTATCCCTTCGCAAGCACGTCTTCTGTCGGATGGGCTGTGAGAAGCGCTTTCCGAATCGGGCGAATTTGCACGCGAAACGCGATGGAGTCCGCCGTGAGCATCAGCACGAGCGACCCGCCGAGGATGCCGCAGATGACCCACAGGTCTTCTTGACTCAGGTGGAGGGTGGTGAAGATGAGCACGCCGCCCACGCCGAGGACGGCGATGACGGAACCCGCGAAGTAGTTCAGGATGAGCCGCTTGACCAAGCGCTTGAATTCGTAGTTCGCCGTCCAGCTCATACCGCACCCCACATCCCGTCGAACGCATACCTCACTCGAATGAATTCCACCTGCTGCGCTCAATTCCTGCCGCCACGGCGGCACAGCGCGCAAATTTGAGCGGGCGCACCGGCGCCACGGGGCCAGGAAAGCTTGGCTTCGGGTTGTCCACGCGCCGAGCCCGTCGCTGCATGTCCTTCGGTGCCCGCCCGGGCGGCGGAATCAGCGGAAGGAGGAACGAGCGATGGCACAAACGAGCCTCGCACTCGGCACGACGTTGCAGCTGCAAACGCAGTCGGGCACGCGCGCCAATGGGCAACCCAAACTGAAGGTGCACAAGTTCAACCACGTGTCGCCGCAGGCGGCGGACGAAGATCTGCTCGCGGTCGGCCTCGCGCTGGCGCAGCTCATCGACGAGCCGCTCGTGCAGGTGGAGCGGGTCGATGTGGCCCTTTTGACGAACGCGTCGGCAGGAACCGGCGGGAGCGCGGGCAGCGGCGGGTCAGGCGGCAGCGGCTCCGCCGGGGGCACGGGTTCCGGCGGGCAGGGGCCGAGCGCGTGACGGCCGCAAAGCCCGGCAAGGATGGGCGTGGGTTCCGATTTGAATGGACAGGAGGCGCGTCGATGGCCGCGAAAGTATCCCTTCACCTGATGTTCATGACGGATCGAAACAAGAAGGTTCGCATCGCGATTCCCAACCCGAAGCAGCCCGTCGATCCGACCGCTGTGCAGAACGCCGCGCAGCTGATTGTGGAAAAGGGCGTCTTCGATCTGCCGCAGGGCAAAATTGTGCAGGCGCTCCCGGCGGAACAGACCCAGACGGACACCTCGAGCGTGTCGTAAACCGCAACCCCTCCTCGGCGGCCTCGCCGCCGGGGAGGGGTGTCTCATGTGGAAGGAAGCCGCGAATGGCCGATCCCGCCCGTGGCCTCATCGATGGCGGCGAGGAGGCGCTGCGCGAGAC from Alicyclobacillus acidocaldarius subsp. acidocaldarius DSM 446 carries:
- a CDS encoding DUF1659 domain-containing protein, translating into MAQTSLALGTTLQLQTQSGTRANGQPKLKVHKFNHVSPQAADEDLLAVGLALAQLIDEPLVQVERVDVALLTNASAGTGGSAGSGGSGGSGSAGGTGSGGQGPSA
- a CDS encoding DUF2922 domain-containing protein, with the translated sequence MAAKVSLHLMFMTDRNKKVRIAIPNPKQPVDPTAVQNAAQLIVEKGVFDLPQGKIVQALPAEQTQTDTSSVS